From the genome of Proteus vulgaris, one region includes:
- the yjiA gene encoding GTPase, which yields MEPIAVTILTGFLGSGKTTLLRHMLNEEHGYKIAVIENEFGEVPIDDEIIGDRATQIKTLTNGCICCSKSNELEDTLLDLCDSLDRGEIEFDRLVIECTGMADPGPISQTFFSHEVICQRYLLDGIITLVDNIHAQQQLDQFTIAQSQIGYADRILLTKTDVAPASPELMARLRRINARAPVNTVIHGQIDLGLLFNVKGFMLNDNLQVKQPLFRFQPEKQDDIHSIVLKFDYPVELQKVSDVMEKLLLSFADNLLRYKGILNIKDQPNRLLFQGVQRLYSADWDRAWHEDEIRESTLVFIGIQLPEDEIRASFDALMPSTQENAH from the coding sequence ATGGAACCTATTGCAGTAACGATATTGACTGGTTTTTTAGGATCAGGAAAAACAACGCTTTTGCGTCATATGCTTAATGAAGAGCATGGTTATAAAATCGCTGTTATTGAAAATGAATTTGGTGAAGTGCCTATTGATGACGAAATTATTGGTGATAGAGCCACTCAAATTAAAACACTTACCAATGGTTGTATTTGTTGTAGCAAATCGAATGAATTAGAAGACACATTATTAGACTTATGTGACAGTCTTGATCGTGGTGAGATTGAGTTTGATAGGTTAGTTATTGAATGTACAGGCATGGCTGATCCCGGCCCTATTAGCCAAACATTTTTTTCTCATGAGGTGATCTGTCAACGCTATTTGTTAGATGGGATTATTACTCTTGTTGATAATATTCATGCTCAACAACAATTAGATCAATTTACTATTGCACAATCTCAAATTGGTTATGCTGATCGCATCTTATTAACAAAAACTGATGTTGCACCAGCATCACCCGAATTAATGGCTAGATTAAGACGCATTAATGCAAGAGCACCCGTTAATACCGTTATTCATGGACAAATTGATTTAGGTTTATTGTTTAATGTAAAAGGTTTTATGTTGAATGATAACCTTCAAGTAAAACAGCCTCTTTTCCGCTTTCAGCCAGAAAAACAAGATGATATCCATTCTATTGTACTGAAATTTGATTATCCCGTTGAGCTACAAAAAGTCTCCGATGTAATGGAAAAATTATTATTAAGCTTTGCTGATAATCTTTTACGTTATAAAGGGATATTAAATATTAAAGATCAACCTAATCGCTTGTTATTCCAAGGTGTGCAACGCCTCTATAGTGCTGATTGGGACAGAGCATGGCATGAAGATGAAATTCGCGAAAGCACATTGGTTTTTATTGGTATTCAATTACCAGAAGATGAGATAAGAGCTAGTTTTGATGCATTAATGCCAAGTACACAAGAAAATGCACATTAA
- a CDS encoding serine dehydratase subunit alpha family protein yields the protein MKEQLSSRWKILIAAVKQQVKPALGCTEPISLALAAATAASYLQHAITRISAEVSPNLMKNGMGVTVPGTGMVGLSIAASLGAVGGDSKAGLEVLKNATPEHVKQSKALLASGIVNVSIKKACQEVLYSEVTIEDGENSATVIIAGNHTNIVKIIHNGDVVLDNTCDSAEQSASPCEIKETLTQTNTQEIYQFVTQVPVEEISFILESAHLNDALSKEGLNNSYGLHIGQTLQRQQQRGLLAKDLLSEIMIRTSAASDARMGGAVLPAMSNSGSGNQGIAATMPVVVVAEYLQVDEEKMARALMLSHLLAIYIHHKFPALSALCAATTASMGAAGAIAWLMDERYESMAMAISSMIGDISGVICDGASNSCAMKVSTGASAAYKAVLMALDNTFVTGNDGIVAHDVDSTIENLCALASRAMQHTDIQIIEIMEYKAVANG from the coding sequence ATGAAAGAACAATTATCTTCTCGTTGGAAAATATTGATAGCGGCAGTAAAACAACAAGTTAAACCTGCTTTAGGTTGTACAGAGCCTATCTCACTTGCATTAGCGGCTGCTACCGCAGCAAGTTATCTTCAACACGCTATCACTCGCATTAGCGCTGAAGTTTCCCCGAACTTAATGAAAAATGGTATGGGCGTTACCGTACCAGGAACTGGAATGGTGGGGCTATCTATTGCTGCTAGCTTAGGGGCTGTTGGCGGTGATAGTAAAGCGGGTTTAGAAGTATTAAAAAATGCCACACCAGAACATGTAAAACAAAGCAAAGCGCTGCTAGCTTCTGGTATTGTTAATGTTTCTATTAAAAAAGCGTGCCAAGAAGTTCTTTATAGTGAAGTCACTATTGAAGATGGTGAAAACAGTGCAACTGTCATTATTGCAGGCAATCACACCAATATCGTTAAAATCATTCATAATGGTGATGTTGTTCTTGATAACACTTGTGATAGTGCAGAACAATCAGCATCGCCTTGCGAAATAAAAGAAACACTAACCCAAACAAATACCCAAGAAATTTATCAATTTGTTACTCAGGTACCCGTAGAAGAAATTTCTTTTATTCTTGAATCAGCACATTTAAATGATGCGCTATCAAAAGAAGGTTTGAACAATAGTTATGGTTTACATATTGGACAAACTTTACAACGCCAGCAACAACGAGGCCTATTAGCAAAAGATCTATTATCAGAGATCATGATCCGTACATCTGCTGCATCTGATGCTCGTATGGGCGGTGCAGTCTTGCCCGCCATGAGTAACTCAGGCTCAGGCAATCAAGGTATTGCCGCAACAATGCCGGTTGTGGTCGTTGCTGAATATTTACAAGTTGACGAAGAGAAAATGGCAAGAGCATTAATGCTTTCCCATTTACTGGCTATCTATATTCACCATAAATTCCCCGCATTATCTGCATTATGTGCAGCCACAACAGCATCAATGGGCGCTGCAGGTGCAATTGCATGGCTAATGGATGAACGCTATGAATCCATGGCAATGGCGATTAGTAGCATGATTGGTGATATTAGTGGTGTAATTTGTGATGGTGCTTCAAATAGCTGCGCTATGAAAGTTTCAACCGGTGCAAGTGCCGCTTATAAAGCTGTATTAATGGCTCTTGATAATACATTTGTGACAGGTAATGACGGTATTGTGGCACATGATGTTGACTCAACGATTGAAAACTTATGTGCGTTAGCAAGCCGAGCAATGCAACATACCGATATTCAAATTATTGAGATTATGGAATATAAAGCCGTTGCTAATGGCTAA
- the dcuC gene encoding C4-dicarboxylate transporter DcuC, with translation MIQILAVLVVVVIVARMILKGYKAEPVLLVAGLALMALTMMFGWGDILPKNVKTTGIGWLDPFEVMRDLFSSRAADLGLMIMALMGFAHYMDHIGANEAVVRVATRPLKNMRSPYVLLFFSFLLASILQLAIPSATGLAVLLMGTMFPIMIGLGLSPASAAGVIATSLGVAYTPTAIDAIRGAKAVDLGVVEYVLYYQGPAAIATVLAVGITHIFWQRHCDRRAGFVPQLGKMSEEAKSDKNVPGFYALLPMLPIIMAVGSSSLFVEGIHLDVVTIVLISMAICMLIETLRLRDFKSVCAGFQHFLKGMGSAFSNVVGLLVAAGVFAHGIKVSGAIDSLIVMAESVGLPPFAMALVFAVVTLAAAIIMGSGNAPFLAFVELIPQIAHSMGVNPIAMILPMQQASHMGRGMSPVAGVIIAVSSGAKLQPFDVVKRTAIPLMVGFVFHSAIIAIFYY, from the coding sequence ATGATCCAAATTCTTGCGGTCTTAGTCGTCGTTGTTATTGTCGCTAGGATGATCTTGAAAGGATATAAAGCAGAACCTGTTTTGTTAGTCGCTGGTCTAGCCTTAATGGCGCTAACCATGATGTTTGGTTGGGGAGATATTCTTCCTAAAAATGTCAAAACAACAGGTATTGGCTGGTTAGATCCCTTTGAAGTCATGCGTGATCTCTTTAGTAGTCGTGCCGCTGACCTTGGTTTAATGATCATGGCACTGATGGGATTTGCGCATTATATGGATCATATTGGTGCCAATGAGGCCGTTGTACGAGTTGCAACTCGCCCATTGAAAAATATGCGTTCACCTTATGTGTTGCTATTTTTCTCTTTTCTACTCGCAAGTATTTTGCAACTTGCTATTCCTTCAGCAACGGGATTGGCTGTTCTATTAATGGGTACGATGTTCCCGATTATGATAGGACTTGGTTTATCTCCAGCATCGGCCGCGGGTGTAATTGCAACTTCATTAGGAGTGGCTTACACCCCAACGGCTATTGACGCCATTCGAGGTGCAAAAGCGGTTGACTTAGGTGTTGTTGAATATGTGCTTTATTACCAAGGGCCTGCGGCAATTGCAACCGTGCTAGCTGTTGGTATTACACATATCTTCTGGCAACGCCATTGTGACCGTAGAGCCGGATTTGTTCCTCAATTAGGCAAAATGTCTGAAGAAGCAAAGAGTGATAAAAACGTACCCGGCTTTTATGCCTTACTACCAATGTTACCGATTATTATGGCAGTAGGTTCATCAAGCCTATTTGTTGAAGGAATTCACCTTGATGTGGTCACTATTGTATTGATTTCAATGGCAATTTGTATGCTAATTGAAACATTACGCTTACGTGATTTTAAATCAGTGTGTGCGGGCTTCCAGCATTTCTTAAAGGGGATGGGCTCTGCATTTAGTAACGTTGTAGGGTTATTAGTCGCCGCAGGTGTCTTTGCTCATGGTATTAAAGTTAGTGGTGCAATAGATAGCCTGATTGTGATGGCGGAATCTGTGGGCTTGCCGCCATTTGCTATGGCATTGGTCTTCGCAGTCGTGACATTAGCTGCTGCAATTATTATGGGTTCAGGTAATGCTCCCTTCCTTGCATTCGTTGAACTTATTCCACAAATTGCACATAGCATGGGTGTCAACCCAATTGCGATGATTTTACCAATGCAACAAGCGTCACATATGGGACGAGGTATGTCTCCTGTCGCAGGAGTTATTATTGCAGTATCTAGTGGTGCTAAATTGCAACCGTTTGATGTTGTAAAAAGGACGGCGATCCCACTTATGGTCGGCTTTGTATTCCATAGTGCTATTATTGCTATCTTCTATTATTAA
- the pepT gene encoding peptidase T: MNLVERFISYTKVNTTTNRENGAAGIMPSSEGQRVLALQLVEELKALGVEDIKIRDTAIVTATLPSNLDYEVPTVAFFGHLDTSAEQTNDTKAQILPYKGGDLCLNKELDIYLRQSEFPELENYIGDDIIVTDGTSLLGADDKAAIASIMDMLQYFKQHPEVKHGTVKIGFVPDEEQGLRGAKVFDTKEFGADFAYTLDCCGIGELVYENWNAGDVEITFTGASAHPMSAKGKLKNSLLMAHKFVAMLPGGEAPEYTEGREGYYWVKQLAGNSARTVLKMDVRDFTEKGYAHRMAFLKQLSDYCEGLWGEGSVTCKLADRYANVFNSLQGDNRYPIDIAVAAYEANGITPRPIPMRGGYDGAALSQNGLPCPNIFTGAHNFHSIYEYLPVKSLYAASDVLKSVVKITAERFAPGAKA; this comes from the coding sequence ATGAATCTCGTTGAACGGTTTATTTCTTATACAAAAGTTAACACCACCACAAATAGGGAAAATGGCGCTGCGGGCATTATGCCTTCTTCAGAAGGTCAGCGAGTCCTAGCATTACAATTAGTTGAAGAACTCAAGGCTTTAGGTGTTGAGGATATTAAGATCCGCGATACTGCGATTGTTACCGCAACACTACCTTCCAACCTTGATTATGAAGTGCCTACTGTTGCTTTCTTTGGTCATTTAGATACCAGTGCTGAGCAAACTAATGATACCAAAGCGCAAATCTTACCTTATAAAGGTGGTGATCTTTGCTTAAACAAAGAGCTTGATATTTATCTACGTCAAAGTGAATTCCCAGAATTAGAAAACTATATTGGTGACGATATTATCGTGACGGATGGCACCAGTTTATTAGGCGCTGATGACAAAGCCGCAATTGCTTCAATTATGGATATGTTGCAATACTTTAAACAACATCCTGAAGTTAAACACGGTACAGTGAAAATTGGTTTTGTGCCGGATGAAGAGCAAGGTTTACGTGGTGCAAAAGTCTTTGATACTAAAGAATTTGGTGCTGATTTTGCTTATACTTTAGATTGCTGTGGTATTGGCGAGTTAGTGTATGAAAACTGGAATGCCGGGGATGTGGAAATTACCTTTACTGGTGCTTCTGCCCATCCAATGTCTGCGAAAGGTAAATTAAAGAATTCGCTGTTAATGGCACATAAATTTGTTGCTATGTTACCGGGTGGTGAAGCACCTGAATATACTGAAGGCCGTGAAGGTTATTATTGGGTAAAACAATTAGCCGGAAATAGTGCACGTACCGTATTAAAAATGGATGTACGTGATTTCACCGAAAAAGGTTATGCCCACCGTATGGCATTTTTAAAACAACTTTCAGATTATTGTGAAGGTTTATGGGGCGAAGGCTCTGTTACTTGTAAACTCGCTGACCGTTATGCCAACGTCTTTAATAGCCTACAAGGTGATAATCGCTACCCTATCGATATTGCGGTTGCCGCTTATGAAGCTAATGGCATTACCCCTCGCCCAATTCCAATGCGTGGTGGTTATGATGGTGCAGCCCTTTCTCAAAATGGCTTACCTTGTCCAAATATCTTTACTGGTGCTCATAATTTTCATTCTATTTATGAATATCTGCCTGTTAAATCCCTTTATGCTGCCAGTGATGTCTTAAAGTCTGTCGTGAAGATCACTGCAGAACGCTTTGCGCCTGGAGCTAAAGCATGA
- a CDS encoding MATE family efflux transporter, with the protein MHQSDVADRSLFSLSWPIFIDIFLHLATLLINTYMVSHVSTAYLAAMGVGNQVFDLFITIFSFISVGCSVVIAQYLGAGKKEKASQAIHISIAFNSLLGISSAVIILFFGYNILNLMNTPSHLVQDGYNYLHIIGICLIPEAISIILAACLRVYGKSKAAMYVTLIANIVTVIGNMIVLYGFFGLPQYGLVGVAWSTVVGRIIAVILLCGLLFYGLRIKFQARQLFIWSKNMLGKILHIGLPAAGENLVWILHYMTASAFIGLMGEVPLAAQTLYFQLSLFLMLFGIAISIGNEILVGHLVGAKRFDDAFNRGWKSLKTGVIFTIGVVIIYWFMRDPILYSITEDQRIIDQLIPLFILSVFLEPGRTFNIVMVNALRAAGDAKFPLMTAICFMWGVAIPVGYFLGIKMEMGLIGIWIGFLCDEWLRGLTNAWRWRSRRWQAKRLDI; encoded by the coding sequence ATGCATCAGTCTGATGTAGCGGATCGCTCGCTTTTTTCTCTTAGTTGGCCAATATTTATAGATATTTTCCTACATCTAGCCACACTATTAATTAATACTTACATGGTAAGCCACGTTTCCACCGCTTACTTAGCCGCGATGGGCGTCGGTAACCAAGTTTTTGATCTTTTCATCACCATTTTTAGTTTTATTAGTGTGGGATGTAGCGTCGTTATTGCCCAATATTTAGGTGCAGGTAAAAAAGAAAAAGCCAGTCAGGCGATCCATATCTCCATTGCATTTAACTCATTACTGGGGATAAGTAGTGCGGTAATTATTCTCTTTTTTGGCTACAACATTCTTAATTTAATGAATACACCATCTCACTTGGTTCAAGATGGTTATAATTACTTGCATATTATTGGTATTTGTCTTATTCCTGAGGCAATTTCAATTATTCTTGCTGCATGTTTAAGAGTTTATGGCAAATCAAAAGCTGCCATGTATGTCACATTGATCGCTAACATTGTTACCGTTATTGGTAATATGATCGTACTTTATGGCTTCTTTGGTTTACCACAATACGGATTAGTCGGTGTTGCTTGGTCTACTGTTGTTGGTCGTATTATTGCCGTTATTTTATTATGTGGGTTGTTGTTCTACGGCTTACGCATTAAATTTCAAGCAAGACAACTCTTTATCTGGTCTAAAAATATGTTAGGGAAAATCCTACATATTGGTTTACCAGCTGCTGGTGAAAATCTAGTTTGGATCTTACATTACATGACTGCATCTGCCTTTATTGGTTTAATGGGTGAAGTCCCTCTTGCAGCACAAACACTTTATTTCCAATTGTCATTATTTTTAATGCTCTTTGGTATTGCAATTAGTATTGGTAATGAAATTCTTGTGGGACATTTAGTTGGCGCTAAACGCTTTGATGATGCCTTTAATCGTGGTTGGAAAAGTTTAAAAACTGGTGTGATATTCACAATTGGGGTAGTTATTATTTATTGGTTTATGCGCGATCCTATTTTGTATTCCATTACAGAAGACCAGCGCATTATCGACCAATTGATCCCACTGTTTATTTTGTCTGTCTTTTTAGAGCCAGGTCGTACTTTTAATATCGTAATGGTAAATGCCTTACGTGCCGCAGGCGATGCTAAATTTCCTCTTATGACAGCAATTTGCTTTATGTGGGGTGTCGCTATTCCTGTGGGTTATTTCCTCGGTATTAAGATGGAAATGGGTCTAATTGGTATCTGGATTGGCTTTCTTTGTGATGAGTGGTTACGCGGATTAACTAATGCATGGCGTTGGCGCTCTCGTAGATGGCAAGCTAAGCGTTTGGATATATAA
- a CDS encoding diaminopimelate dehydrogenase codes for MNTKIKVAIVGYGNIGRFALEAVQAAQDFELIGVVRRDINNIPEELQNITVTNDIKTLGNVDVALLCSPTRAIKELAKSILSLGINTVDSFDVHSEIVSLKTELDEVAKKHDRVAVISAGWDPGSDSIVRTLMLAMAPKGITYTNFGPGMSMGHSVAAKSIDGVKDALSMTIPLGTGVHRRMVYVELEAGANFNQVEQAIKADSYFSSDETHVKQVDCVDSLKDVGHGVHMTHKGVSGKTHNQLFEYSMRINNPALTSQFMVSAARASMKQRAGAYTVIEIPPVDFLAGDLNTLIAKLV; via the coding sequence ATGAATACTAAAATAAAAGTGGCTATTGTAGGCTATGGCAATATTGGTCGATTTGCATTAGAAGCTGTTCAAGCTGCTCAAGATTTTGAATTAATAGGGGTTGTTCGCCGTGATATAAACAACATTCCAGAAGAACTGCAAAATATTACCGTAACTAACGATATTAAAACATTAGGTAATGTTGATGTTGCTCTCTTATGTTCACCAACTCGTGCAATTAAAGAGTTAGCCAAATCTATTTTAAGCTTAGGCATTAATACAGTAGATAGTTTTGATGTTCACAGTGAAATTGTGTCATTAAAAACAGAATTAGATGAAGTCGCTAAAAAACATGATCGTGTTGCTGTTATTTCAGCGGGTTGGGATCCCGGTTCTGATTCTATTGTGCGTACATTAATGTTAGCCATGGCACCAAAAGGCATTACTTATACTAATTTTGGGCCAGGTATGAGTATGGGGCACAGTGTTGCGGCTAAAAGCATTGATGGCGTTAAAGATGCACTTTCAATGACCATTCCACTAGGCACGGGTGTTCACCGTCGTATGGTTTATGTCGAATTAGAAGCAGGGGCTAATTTTAATCAAGTAGAGCAAGCTATTAAAGCAGATAGCTATTTCTCTTCGGATGAAACCCATGTGAAGCAAGTCGATTGTGTTGATAGCTTAAAAGATGTTGGGCATGGCGTTCATATGACCCATAAAGGTGTTTCGGGTAAAACCCATAATCAATTATTTGAATATTCAATGCGTATTAACAATCCTGCATTGACGTCTCAATTTATGGTTTCAGCGGCAAGAGCCAGTATGAAACAACGTGCAGGTGCTTATACCGTTATTGAAATTCCACCTGTTGATTTTTTAGCGGGTGATCTAAATACATTAATTGCCAAATTAGTCTAA